Sequence from the Muntiacus reevesi chromosome 9, mMunRee1.1, whole genome shotgun sequence genome:
tccagctctttgtgacccatggactgtagctcttctgtccacgggactctccaggcaagaccactggaatgggtaaccattcttttccaggggatcttcccaacccagggataaaactcaggtctcctgaattgcacgCAGACTCCTTACTGTCTGTGCTACCAGGAAAGACCAACTGAGGTCAAAGAGAAGCCAGATCACTTAACTGCCTCTGATCTGAGATGCTTACCTTTGACCAGAAGGATACACCTGGGAGTGATGCTCTTTTTTGTCTCCTCTAAAGTTTCAGCCTTTGTTAGACCTGatgcatttatttcttcagtagccCTTTGGGATCCCTTCCACACAGAAACCCAGATATATGCACCATAGTCTCCAAAGACATAATTAGAGTTCATTTGAAGTATGGGGATAATGTGTTAATTAGGATATAACAATATGATGACTACTTTATTAAAAATTGGCTCTTTAAATGGATCTAAGTCACAATATTACTATTAAATATATCTGATAATTGAAACTCTCCAAATTGTATTAATTATACTTCTCCAAAATGAATCATGCAAtacataattttcttctttaccaTATGCTCTTCTTTTTGTGAAGGCCGCACTTCCTTTTCTCATTCATCAGACAATTCCTACCTGTCTTTGTTGTTATGGCTTGAATTGTATCCCTCCAAAACTCTTTTGTTGGAGCCCTAACCTCCCCTGGCTTACTCACTCAGAATATGACTGTATTTGTAGATGGTGGTGATAGTCACAcctggctctgtgtgaccccatggactgtagcctggcagtattctcagtccatgggattttccgggcaagaatactgaagtgggttgccatttccttccccaggggatcttcccaacttaaggattgaacctgcatctcctgcatttcaggtgggttctttactactgagccaccagggaagtaggtAGGGCCTTAAGAGACAtggttaagttaaaatgaggtgaCTAGGATAAGCCTTAATCCGatatgtcagtcagtcagtcagttcagtcactcagtcatgtccaaatctttgctgcCCCAAGGACTGAAGCACCCAGGCCTTCTTgtgcatcaccatctcctggagtcttcTCAGacaaatgtccattgagtcggtgaagccatccaaccatctcatcctctgtcattcccttctcctcctgcctttaatatttcccagaagtagggtcttttcaaatgagtcacctcttcgcatcaggtggccaaaatattggagtttcagcttcaacatcagtccttccaatgaacattcaggactgatctcctttaggatgggctggttggatctccttgcaatccaagggactctcaagagtcttctccaacaccacagttcaaaaacatcaattctttggcccttacctttctttatagtccaactctcacatccatacatgactactggaaaaaacatagctttgactcgacaTTATTTTGTTGTCAAAgttatgtgtctgctttttaatatgctgtctaggttggtcatgacttttctttcaaggagcaagggtcttttgcTTTCATGGCTTTAAGTCTTATACTTGCTATACTCTTGTTCTCAATTCTCTAGTTTTTGGAGGAAACAATCCTTTATTGAAAACTCACAGTGAATCTAAGTAAAGATATTTGCTATCTTCTACATCTATTGCCAAAGAAATATATCATgacaaacaaagaaataattatcagaatgaaaaataaatttattttaagggAATTTTGTGACAGGTATTTTACTTGTGACCTCTTAACTCATTCTCCTAACAAATGGATAAATATCTTCACAACCGAAAGTTCAAGGTTTGTACTtttgttttctcacctgtgaactgcaagattttaagcaagTCATTTAATCCATATAATCGTGACAATGATTCAATAATCAATTTTATTATTCCCTGGTagttcatctggtaaagaatccacctgtaatgcaggagaacctggtttgattcctgggtcaggaagatctgctggagaagggttaggctacccactttagtattggcttgagaaggtctcctggagaagggaacctaccttctacccactctaatattcttgcctggagaattctctggactgtatagtccatggagtcacaaagagttgggcaggactgaacgaatttcacttcacttctcttcacttcaTAGATTAAGATTTCATAGAATAAGATAGTATATATGCAGGCAACCATGAATACCATTTTAGAAATCCAATCTCTCACAAAATTCGCAGAATCCAGCCCCtttatttcaaaagaatattCACATACATTAttgtaaactgaaaaaaaaaaaatacaggttgGTATTTCCACATTATTTactaatttctttgttttcttttttatttatttctgagacTGCAAGCTGTCATTAATGATGTAGAGATTAACctgtaaaaaagataaaaaaataaaaaaaacactcTTTGTTTATGAAACTGCTTTCTCTATCATTTTCCTCAAGGCATCTGTAACATCTTTATTTCTTAAGCTATAGATCAAGGGATTCAACAAGGGAATCACCACTGTGTAGAACACAGACACCACTTTATCCCTCTCCAGGGCATAGCTCGTACTTGGCCGGGAGTAAATGAAGAGAATTGACCCATAGTACAGGGTGACAGCTGTCAGGTGAGAGccgcaggtggagaaggcctccACGCGGCCTTGGGTGGAGCGGATCTTCAAGATGGCAGCAATGATGAAGAGATAGGAGGCAAGGGTAAACACAGTGGGAGTGATGACATTAGAGACAAGCAAGAAATAAAGCACAGCCTGGTAGCTTTCCTTCACATCACAGGCCAATTTGACAAGGGGAGGCAGATCACAAAAGAAATCATCAATGACATTGTCCCCACAGAAGTTCAAGGTAAAGGTTTCACTTGTGACGATGGTTGAGTTCACAAAGCCACCAAAATATGATGCTGCAACAAGACTGGCACAGAACCTTGGAGACATGGCCTGGGAATAAAGCAAGGGGTTggagatggccacatagcggtcataagcCATGGCAGCCAACAGGCAACATTCAGTGTAGTCCATTCCAGCAGCAAAGAAGAATTGAGCTAGGCAGCCAGCAAAGGAGATGCGTTTGTCATCAGAGATGCAGGTCACCAGGATTTGGGGGGCATAGACAGAAGCATACCAGAGATCCAGGAATGACAGACTTCCAATGAAGAAATACATGGGTATATGGAGCCGAGAATCAGAACAGATCAGAGAAATCAGGGTGATGTTCCCCAAAAGACTGATGATATAAATGATCAGGAAGATGTAAAAGAGAACTCTCTGTAACCACGGGTCTGTCGTAAATCCTAAAAGTATGAACTCCTTCACTGTGGTAAAATTTTTCTCATCCATTGATTTTGGCTATCTATGGTTCCTTTCTGTAAATGGattaataaatacacaaaaataaactcaaaaaggattatatctaaatgtaagaccagatactataaaactcttagaggaaaatataggcagaacacgaTCTGACATAGATCACAATAAGATTATTTTTGATCCACCtactagagtaatgaaaataaaagcaaaaataaacataatgggACTCAagcaaacttaaaaacttttgcacagcaaaagaaaccataaacaaaacaaaacaaaaaaatccatagaaagggaaaaaaaaccaacattGGCTAATGaaccaactgacaaagaatttatCTCTAAATACACAGCTTATGTAGTTtgatatcaaaacaaacaaaaacctcaatcaaaaaatgagaggaagatctacacagacgtttctccaaagaagacttataAATGACCAACAGGCAAGGAAATGATGCCCGGCAtagctaattatcagagaaattcaaataaaaactacaagaaGATATCTCCTCTCACCAGTCAGAACAGGCAGCATcgaaaattctacaaacaatacatgttggagagagaaagagagtgtggagaaaaggaaaccctcctacaccattgacgggaatgtaaattggtgtgacCACCATGGAGAGCagtagagtgaaagtgaagtcgcttagccATGCCgggctttttgcgaccccatggactgcagcccaccaggctcctccgtccatgggattctccaggcaagaatactggagtgggttgccatttccttctccagggaatcttcccgacccagggattgaacccaggtctccagcattgcaggcagacgctttaacctctgagccaccagggaagcaccaggcAGAACACTAAAGAGTTTCCTTAAAAACCCGTGAAAATAGAACTCCcatgtgacccagaaattccgCTCCTGAGCacatacctggagaaaaccatgattcCTGACTCATGGCTGCACTGTTTGTGGAGGAGCGGACAAAGAAAATGTAGTGCAGAAATACAATGgactattgttattgttattttagttgctaagttgtgtttggctCATTTGCAAGCCCAtggcactatagcccaccagggccctctgtccatgggatttcccaggcatgtacaccggagtgtgttgccatttccttctccaagggatcttcccaacctagaaatcaaacctgcaacccctgctTGGCAGTCGTTCTTTACCAcacagccatctgggaagtccacaatggagtattactcagccattaaaagaacaaaataattctatttgcagtgacatggatggacccagagattgtcgaTTGTCGTAAAGAGTGAAgaatgtcagacaaagacaaatatcatctgATATTGCTtgtatgaaatatatttaaagatattacAAATGAACCTGTTTACCaaatagaaatagagtcatagacgtagaaaacaaatgtggatatcaaaagggaaagggtggggagaggaataaattgggagactgggattgccatatacacactactacgtataaaatagataactagtaagaacctcgtgtatagcaaagggaactctactcaataccctATAgcgacctatatgggaaaagatttttttttttaatctatatatgtatatgtataactgtttCACTCTGCTATGCATGAGTAACTAAtatcacattgtaaatcaactgtactccaataaaaacttatGAAAAGATATCAATATATCATCATATGCCATTTTAAATCATGGATATTCAGCAATTGATACATATATACTATTACTTTTAAGACATGTTTATGCTGAGCTGTATATCATTTTTTGATACCTAGGAGATCATTGTATGCTGCCTTGAAAGAGCAGACGAACATAACATAGTGTGTGTCACCTcatattttaatctaattttcctCCTTTTGAGAAAGCATGGTTCTTTTCCCCTCTGCACCTAGGGTGATTTGGGGCCAagtatgcaattttttttcttaagcaatTTAAAGAAATGCTTTGTTTTCCTCCTCAGGTACTTGAATTCTTTTATCATTTTCCAGATAGTCACATGGAGAAAATACTTTATTATTCTAACTATATTTTACATTATCTTTGGAAGTGCATTTTGCTTTAACTTCCTGGAAGGCAATACTTATATTCTATTCAAGTTTTTAATCCACAAAGCAAAGAAtagtgaaatagaaaatgtgtgatttaaattaaaaaataattaacttaGATACTAGGAATCTGAGACCATAGATAACTGTATGACCCTTCTATGCAtccagaagagaagtgaaaatattcATCAAAGAAAACCTATGTTCATAATGTGGCTTGGATTTCCCATAgaattgacattaaaaaaaaaaaaaaaaaactggatgaaCAAATTATTTTGGTGCTATGAGACATTGAATAATGGTCCATAAATACAACCAGATTTTAATtcctagggtttccctggtagtccagctgataaagagtccacctgcaatgcaggagaccctggctcgattCTGAATCTGTGAGTGTTATTCTAGATGAGAAAAAGTTGTTAAAATTAAGAAACTTGAGATAGGGAGATTATCTGTGCATGTGtcctaagtcgtttcagtcgtgtccgatttttttgcgaccctatggaccataaccagctaggttcctctgtccatggcatttcccaagaatgggttgccatttcctctccaggggattttccccacccagggatagaacccaagtctcctgcagcttctgcattgtaggctgattcttttctgttgagtcatctgggaagcccaaaacaatcACAAACCTCCTTATATAATGGAGGAAGATGGAGACTTGAGTACAGACTCCAGAGTAGGGGGCAATGTGACTGCAGAGACAGAGACAGTAGTGATGCAACCCCAAGGAAAGCCAGCAGCCACAGAAAGTCAGAGAGGCAAGGACTGGACTTTCCACTAGACCATCTAGATGGAGTGTTGGCCGtgccaacactttgattttggaCTGATTATACTGTTTGGACTTCTGATTTCCAGAAattaggagaaaataaatttttgcgGTGTTAAGCCACcatgtttgtggtaatttgatatagcagcaataggaaactaataaagATATTCACGGAACAAAACATCTAACACTCTTTTTTCCATTAAGGTAGAAACAGGAGCCTGGACTCTTGCCAGCAATAGAGGAAGCATCATCTCTGCTTGCCTACGTTACAACCCACAGAGCCCTTACTTCAAAGTACCACAGTCAAAAAACAGCTAACTTATATTTGTCAGTGTTCTAAATTGGCAAGAGACATAAAGTTTTTGTTAATGAGTCCAAGGCTCTGAAAATATATTAGGGAGAAATTTCATCTTGGCCATCTTGCTAAGCCACAAACTTAAAATTGAGATAGCAAGTAAAACTTTGCTCTTTTGGAATCATACATAAAAtgactgttgtttagttgctaagtcatgtctcactcttttacaaccccatggactatagcctgccaggctcctttgtccatgggatttcccaggcaagaaggctggagtgggttgccatttccttctccagagtatcttcccaaccccaggtttgaacctgcatctcctgcattggcagacagattcatACCTAAGATATGGTAAGAATCtacaattatattatttaaaacaaatatgaaagCTATAGACTTTGTCAAAGTAGAAATTCTTCACAGTAAGAAAAGAGGGTTGTAATAAGagacatttaatttatttttgaatttcaatGCTGTCAGGtggaaagattatttttaacAGAACAGTTTAAGACCAAGaaccaagagacctgggttctgatcTCAATTAGCTGCTGCCACTTTTAAATAACAGaggcttccccactggctcaacagttaaagaatccatctgcaatgcaggagccatggcAGAagtcacaggttcaattcctgggtcaggaagatcccctggagaagaaaatggcaacccactccagtattcttgcctagaaaatcccatgtgcagaggagcctagtgggctacagtccatggggtcccaaaagatataacttagcaaataaacaactattttaaataatattaacaattatattttttcacttaCCTTAGTTCAGTGAATTTTATGAGATCATAGATGTGAGAAAGCACTTTTAGAACTAGAAGTTAAAACTACAAATTacatcttttatgatttcttgATGTTTTTCATCTTTGCAATCTGTCCTTCAGTTATATTTGCTTTACCTCCAAAGGATTTTCAATAGCAACCTTGCTATTAATATCATGTATAATATCATGTATAATGTCCCACtctttaacattttgcttttgtACAAACTGAGCAATTGCTAGGACTGTTTTCAGAATTACAGTTAGAAATAAAAGTTGCAGGAGACATTTCTTCCCTAAactttcctattttcttctacCATTATTAAGACATAAAATAGACACAAGTGTGAATGTCTGCATgcatgaatatatatacaaatgctttcacatacaaaaataaaaggtttGGCAGTGGCTTAGGGTTAGACATAAAACCCAGGTAAAtaacataaattagaaaaatgtgaCATGGAAAAACAAGTACTGGACATAAATGGCAAGGATAAAGCTTGCTACACACTTAACAAGTCCCACCTACTGCTCTGTGCAGACCATAAATTTGGCTCAAAACTTTCTGGAAGCCCATGTATACAATTAGTACTGTCCAACACTTCTAATGCTGCTTCAcagggggctcagcagtaaagaatccaccttctaatgcaggaaacacaggagatatgagttggatccctgggtggggaagatc
This genomic interval carries:
- the LOC136175661 gene encoding olfactory receptor 9G19-like; amino-acid sequence: MDEKNFTTVKEFILLGFTTDPWLQRVLFYIFLIIYIISLLGNITLISLICSDSRLHIPMYFFIGSLSFLDLWYASVYAPQILVTCISDDKRISFAGCLAQFFFAAGMDYTECCLLAAMAYDRYVAISNPLLYSQAMSPRFCASLVAASYFGGFVNSTIVTSETFTLNFCGDNVIDDFFCDLPPLVKLACDVKESYQAVLYFLLVSNVITPTVFTLASYLFIIAAILKIRSTQGRVEAFSTCGSHLTAVTLYYGSILFIYSRPSTSYALERDKVVSVFYTVVIPLLNPLIYSLRNKDVTDALRKMIEKAVS